The region AAGCTCAGAAAATTATTGAGCAAGATGGCGTAATCAAGGGAAAAATTCATCGATACTACTTTGTGGCGAGGAAAAAGTAATATATCAAGACAAAATTAGGAGACTATCAAAGAAGGAAAAGAAACCTATGAAAGTAGAAAAAGAACTATCAGAAATGTCTCTGAACGAATTATGGGAACTTTTCCCAATATTTCTTGTCGAACACAATGACAAATGGGATGCATTTTATAGTGAAATGGAAGCCAAGCTACAATATATTTTACCTCAACACTCTATAAAAAGGATTAGTCATATTGGTAGTACCGCAGTTCCTGGAATATGGGCAAAAGATATAGTCGACGTTCTTGTTGAAATTTCAACGGATTCTAATATCGAATGTATTGCGCAACTTATCGAGCGCAGTGGACTTCTGCGAATGTCAACGGAAGATCGCAGAATATCTTTGAACTCTGGTTATACTAAAAATGGGTTTGCCGATAAGGTCTTTCACATTCATCTCCGATATGTCGGAGATAACGATGAACTGTATTTTCGAGATTACCTGAAAGACCATCCACAGATTGCAAAAGAATACGAAACGTTGAAATT is a window of Lancefieldella parvula DSM 20469 DNA encoding:
- a CDS encoding GrpB family protein, translating into MKVEKELSEMSLNELWELFPIFLVEHNDKWDAFYSEMEAKLQYILPQHSIKRISHIGSTAVPGIWAKDIVDVLVEISTDSNIECIAQLIERSGLLRMSTEDRRISLNSGYTKNGFADKVFHIHLRYVGDNDELYFRDYLKDHPQIAKEYETLKLGLWKQFEHNRDAYTEAKTKFIRKWTAIAKSDYAGRY